A portion of the Rhodopseudomonas sp. BAL398 genome contains these proteins:
- a CDS encoding universal stress protein → MGLKNIVVFVEPSNAGATRARYAVELARRHGAHLIGIFVASSDGPIPANAYVRGRDAMRRLIELHDANAIETTSVASRNFNTATNSADITYEFRIIREIESDDTKLHCLHADLVIVGHPRPGGLPLYSSAEGLLLATGIPFLIVPDGWPSGAVAQRVLLAWNASREARRAITDSLPLLSAAQSVSIVVIDSAKNRLHGENPGADVAVYLSRHGAHVTTEQIDSNGSPIADVILQHAVHGGFDLIVLGAYSHARVREAVFGGVTRSLLKLATIPMLIAH, encoded by the coding sequence ATGGGGCTTAAGAACATTGTGGTCTTCGTGGAGCCATCGAACGCCGGCGCCACGCGGGCCCGCTACGCTGTCGAGTTGGCGCGGCGTCATGGCGCGCATCTAATCGGCATTTTCGTGGCGTCCTCCGACGGGCCGATCCCGGCAAATGCCTATGTCCGCGGCCGCGACGCGATGCGTCGGCTGATCGAACTGCACGACGCCAACGCCATTGAGACCACCAGTGTCGCGAGCCGAAACTTCAACACCGCGACCAATAGCGCCGACATCACCTACGAATTCAGGATCATCCGCGAGATCGAGTCCGACGATACCAAGTTGCATTGCCTGCACGCCGATCTGGTGATCGTCGGTCATCCGCGGCCCGGCGGGCTGCCGCTCTATTCGTCGGCCGAAGGCCTGTTGCTCGCCACCGGAATTCCGTTTCTGATCGTGCCCGACGGTTGGCCGTCGGGAGCCGTTGCGCAGCGGGTGCTGTTGGCGTGGAATGCCAGCCGTGAGGCGAGGCGCGCGATTACGGATTCGTTGCCCCTGCTGTCGGCGGCGCAGTCGGTTTCGATTGTCGTAATCGATTCTGCCAAGAATCGTCTGCATGGCGAGAATCCCGGCGCCGACGTTGCGGTCTATCTCAGCAGACATGGCGCGCATGTCACGACCGAGCAGATCGATTCCAACGGATCCCCGATCGCCGACGTGATCTTGCAACACGCCGTGCATGGCGGCTTCGATCTCATTGTACTTGGTGCCTACAGTCATGCCCGGGTTCGCGAGGCGGTGTTCGGCGGCGTGACGCGATCGCTACTCAAATTGGCGACCATTCCGATGCTGATCGCCCACTGA
- a CDS encoding ABC transporter permease: protein MRSANIVQLGIKEFRGLVSDPMMLILILYAFTFQIYTASTALRETLNRAAISVVDEDQSPVSSRIIAAFNPPYFAIPKLITQPEMDARMDSGFDTFALDIPPNFQRDLMRAKSPTLQLNVDATRMSQAFTGGAYIQSIVSSEVAEFLKHYRGTATVPIDLALRARFNPELNKGWFGAINEVINSITMLSIILTGAALIREREHGTLEHLLVMPVTPVEIMASKIWSMGVIVLLASTVSLLVIVQGILAVPIGGSVTLFLFGAALHLFATTCMGIFLATMAGTMPQFGLLLMLILMPLQALSGSLTPRESMPEIIQTLMLAAPNTHFVILAQSILFRGAGLDVVWPQLFALTLIGGTLFLVSWVRFRQFLR from the coding sequence ATGCGCTCGGCCAACATTGTTCAGCTTGGCATCAAGGAATTTCGGGGGTTGGTCAGCGATCCGATGATGCTGATCCTGATCCTCTACGCTTTCACATTTCAGATCTACACGGCATCGACGGCGCTGCGCGAGACGCTGAACCGCGCGGCGATTTCGGTGGTTGACGAGGATCAGTCGCCGGTGTCGTCGCGGATCATTGCAGCATTCAATCCGCCGTATTTTGCAATCCCGAAGCTGATCACACAGCCCGAAATGGACGCGCGCATGGACTCGGGTTTCGACACCTTCGCGCTCGATATTCCGCCAAATTTTCAGCGCGATCTCATGCGCGCCAAGTCACCCACGCTGCAGCTCAACGTCGATGCGACCCGCATGTCCCAGGCCTTTACCGGCGGCGCCTATATTCAGTCCATCGTCTCAAGCGAGGTCGCCGAATTCCTGAAGCACTATCGGGGCACGGCCACCGTTCCCATCGACCTTGCGCTGCGGGCCCGTTTCAATCCTGAACTTAACAAGGGCTGGTTCGGCGCGATCAACGAGGTCATAAATTCCATTACCATGCTGTCCATCATCCTGACCGGCGCTGCGCTGATCCGAGAGCGCGAGCACGGCACCCTCGAGCATCTGCTGGTGATGCCGGTGACGCCGGTCGAGATCATGGCCAGCAAGATCTGGTCGATGGGCGTAATCGTTTTGCTTGCGTCTACGGTGTCGCTGCTGGTGATCGTGCAGGGGATCCTTGCGGTGCCGATCGGAGGTTCGGTGACGCTGTTCCTGTTCGGCGCGGCCCTTCACCTGTTCGCCACCACCTGCATGGGGATCTTTCTGGCGACCATGGCCGGCACCATGCCGCAATTCGGGCTGCTGCTGATGCTGATCCTGATGCCGCTGCAGGCCCTGTCAGGCAGCCTCACGCCGCGCGAGAGCATGCCCGAAATCATTCAGACCCTGATGCTTGCTGCTCCGAACACCCATTTCGTGATCCTCGCGCAGTCCATTCTGTTTCGGGGCGCCGGACTGGACGTTGTGTGGCCGCAATTGTTCGCGCTGACCCTGATCGGGGGCACCCTCTTTCTGGTCTCATGGGTGCGCTTCAGGCAGTTTCTGCGCTAA
- a CDS encoding patatin-like phospholipase family protein has protein sequence MHHPRLRSTALPVLVATLGLLVAGCSSLPRTPYSVADASSARVLDLVDLRRNADEPAGKFMQTNHQAVLRGPRTYLALSGGGADGAYGAGVLNGWSEAGTRPSFSVVSGVSTGALIAPFAFLGSEYDATLREIYTSGIAASLLEDPNPLKAIFGSGLFGNARMRDLAAKYYDANVVAAVAVEYAKGRQLAIVTTNIDSQRTVIWDMGRIASLGTPASLRLFQDVVAASASVPVVFEPMLITAAANGSQFQEMHIDGGVTAPVLTLPEAFLLRNATPAKPENLQLFILINNKVEREFQLVTNSTVAIAARSSSTMLKTQMRSILYDTYAFARRNKLGFNLTYVEGDRPLSPAGFDTDYMRELFQYGYDRARSGHVWSQSPPADNNEAPSASRIAAAR, from the coding sequence ATGCATCATCCTCGTCTTCGATCCACCGCCCTGCCGGTTCTCGTTGCGACGCTCGGCCTTCTCGTCGCCGGATGCTCGTCTCTGCCCAGGACGCCATATAGCGTCGCGGATGCTTCCTCTGCGCGGGTCCTTGATCTTGTCGACCTGCGTCGCAATGCCGATGAGCCGGCCGGCAAATTCATGCAGACCAATCACCAGGCGGTGCTGCGTGGCCCGCGGACCTACCTGGCGCTATCGGGCGGCGGAGCGGATGGCGCCTATGGCGCTGGCGTCCTAAACGGCTGGTCGGAGGCGGGCACGCGCCCGTCATTCTCAGTCGTGTCTGGCGTCAGCACCGGCGCATTGATCGCGCCATTCGCGTTTCTCGGTTCTGAATACGACGCAACGCTGCGCGAAATCTACACCAGCGGCATTGCCGCAAGTCTGCTCGAAGACCCCAACCCGTTGAAGGCTATTTTCGGTTCGGGTCTGTTCGGAAACGCGAGAATGCGCGACCTGGCCGCCAAATACTACGATGCCAACGTCGTCGCTGCAGTCGCCGTTGAATACGCCAAAGGCCGGCAACTTGCGATCGTGACGACGAATATCGACTCCCAGCGCACCGTGATTTGGGACATGGGGCGTATCGCTTCGCTTGGGACGCCGGCCTCGTTGCGTCTGTTCCAGGACGTCGTCGCCGCTTCGGCAAGTGTGCCGGTGGTGTTTGAGCCGATGCTGATCACTGCCGCAGCGAACGGCAGCCAATTTCAGGAGATGCATATCGATGGTGGCGTCACCGCGCCCGTCCTGACCCTCCCCGAGGCTTTCCTGCTCCGTAACGCGACTCCGGCCAAACCGGAAAATTTGCAGCTGTTCATCCTGATCAACAACAAGGTTGAGCGGGAATTCCAGCTCGTTACCAACAGCACCGTCGCGATTGCCGCACGATCGTCCTCGACCATGTTGAAGACGCAGATGCGATCGATCCTTTACGACACTTACGCCTTCGCGCGGCGGAATAAACTCGGATTCAACCTGACCTATGTCGAAGGCGACAGACCGTTGTCGCCCGCCGGATTCGATACCGACTACATGCGCGAGCTGTTCCAATACGGCTACGACAGAGCCCGAAGCGGCCACGTCTGGTCGCAATCTCCTCCTGCCGATAACAACGAGGCGCCCTCCGCGTCTCGAATTGCAGCCGCACGGTGA
- a CDS encoding HlyD family secretion protein: MTMKDFKRPWIAALLVVLVGGGGYFVWKEFGRSSLPQGIASGNGRIEATEIDIATKTPGRIREILVNEGDFVTAGQVLARMDTDQLEAQRRQAIAQHHRAIVSVDTAKSLVAQRAAERTAAIAVIAQREAQLDSIQRKLGRSERLITTSAVSQQVLDDDRANAEGAKAAVAAAQAQLAAAEAAISAANAQVIDAGASVDATQAAVESITVDINDAILKSPRDGRVQYRVVQPGEVLSAGGRVLNLVDLGDVYMTFFLPTAQVGRIPIGAEVRLVLDAVPQVVIPAKATFVADVAQFTPKTVETEEERQKLMFRVKAHISPALLKKYIQQVKTGLPGMAYVKFDPKAEWPANLNGTLAQ, translated from the coding sequence ATGACGATGAAGGATTTCAAACGGCCGTGGATCGCCGCGTTGCTGGTCGTGCTGGTCGGCGGCGGTGGCTATTTTGTCTGGAAAGAGTTCGGCAGGAGCAGTCTTCCGCAAGGCATTGCCAGCGGCAATGGCCGTATCGAAGCGACGGAGATCGACATCGCCACCAAGACGCCGGGGCGGATCCGGGAAATCCTGGTCAACGAAGGTGATTTCGTGACGGCCGGCCAGGTGCTCGCCCGCATGGACACCGATCAACTGGAAGCGCAGCGCCGACAGGCGATCGCCCAGCATCATCGGGCGATCGTCAGTGTTGACACGGCCAAGAGCCTCGTCGCGCAAAGAGCTGCCGAACGCACCGCCGCCATCGCAGTCATCGCCCAGCGTGAGGCGCAGCTCGATTCGATCCAGAGAAAGCTCGGGCGCTCGGAGCGGCTGATCACCACCAGTGCAGTGTCGCAGCAGGTTCTCGATGACGATCGGGCGAACGCCGAGGGTGCGAAGGCTGCCGTCGCAGCGGCTCAGGCGCAACTCGCGGCGGCCGAGGCCGCCATCAGCGCCGCCAATGCGCAGGTGATCGATGCCGGAGCATCCGTCGATGCGACCCAGGCGGCGGTCGAAAGCATCACCGTCGACATCAACGATGCGATTCTGAAATCGCCTCGCGACGGTCGCGTGCAATACCGGGTCGTGCAGCCGGGTGAAGTGCTGTCCGCCGGCGGGCGGGTGCTCAATCTGGTTGATCTCGGCGATGTCTACATGACGTTCTTCCTGCCGACCGCGCAGGTCGGACGGATACCGATCGGAGCCGAGGTCCGGCTCGTGCTTGATGCCGTCCCGCAAGTCGTCATTCCTGCCAAGGCGACCTTCGTGGCGGACGTCGCCCAGTTCACGCCGAAGACCGTCGAGACCGAAGAAGAGCGGCAGAAGCTGATGTTCAGGGTGAAGGCGCACATCTCGCCGGCGCTGTTGAAGAAGTACATCCAGCAGGTCAAAACTGGTCTTCCCGGCATGGCCTATGTCAAGTTTGATCCGAAGGCGGAATGGCCGGCCAATCTCAACGGAACGCTTGCCCAATGA
- the rbbA gene encoding ribosome-associated ATPase/putative transporter RbbA translates to MTVQTSAAGLVGSTQPVVRLAAVDLAYGGNHALQGITLDVPAGCMVGLIGPDGVGKSSLLSLIAGARAIQTGTVAVLGGDMADTAHRRSVCPRIAYMPQGLGKNLYPTLSVFDNVDFFGRLFGQGKEERERRIRELLQSTGLAAFADRPAGKLSGGMKQKLGLCCALIHDPDLLILDEPTTGVDPLSRRQFWELIDRIRAERAGMSVIVATAYMEEAARFDWLAAMDAGRVLATGAPAELLRQTGAATLDAAFIALLPEQQRRGYAEVVIPPRPVGVDDDIAIEAEHLTMRFDDFTAVDDVSFRIGRGEIFGFLGSNGCGKTTTMKMLTGLLPASEGTAKLFGQEVDPNDMAVRHRVGYMSQAFSLYSELTVRQNLDLHARLFGMPVEKIAYRIDEMAQRFDLANYIDSLPDPLPLGIRQRLSLAVAVIHSPAILILDEPTSGVDPIARDGFWRILSDLSRTDNVTIFISTHFMNEAERCDRISLMHAGKVLVSDSPKNIVESRSADSLEAAFIACLEAAIGQTASVAPDIGPIAAAAEKKAEAGMFAKPGAWQRLFDPRRMFAYTRREALELRRDPIRATLATIGSVILMFVLGYGINMDIENLTFAALDRDDTTISRDYILQIAGSRYFKEKAPITDYADLDRRMRSGELSLAIEIPPGFGRDVARGKNVEIGGWIDGAMPTRAETARGYVQAMHASWLTQKATEQYGAAAVAGSYNLEIRYRYNPDVKSLVAMAPAVIPLLLLLIPAMLAVLSVVREKELGSIVNFYTTPVTRLEFLIGKQLPYIALGMLNFVLLTAFAIFVFRVPFTGGLLALASGALLYVTTTTAMGLMISIFMSSQIAAIFGTAIITLIPAMQYSGLMDPVSSLQGAGALIGRIYPTTYFVNITRGTFSKALDFGDLSGSFVPLLIMIPVLLGLSSMLLKKQAN, encoded by the coding sequence ATGACCGTTCAAACGTCCGCCGCCGGGCTGGTCGGATCGACTCAACCCGTCGTGCGTCTTGCCGCGGTCGATCTTGCCTATGGCGGCAACCACGCGCTTCAGGGCATCACGCTCGACGTGCCCGCCGGTTGCATGGTCGGCTTGATTGGCCCCGATGGCGTGGGAAAGTCCAGCCTGTTGTCGCTGATCGCAGGCGCGCGCGCCATCCAGACTGGAACCGTGGCGGTGCTCGGCGGCGATATGGCCGATACCGCCCATCGTCGCTCGGTTTGTCCGCGGATCGCCTACATGCCGCAGGGGCTCGGCAAGAACCTCTATCCGACGCTGTCGGTATTCGACAATGTCGATTTCTTCGGACGGTTGTTCGGCCAGGGCAAGGAGGAGCGGGAGCGTCGAATTCGTGAACTCCTGCAAAGCACCGGTCTGGCGGCTTTTGCAGACCGCCCGGCGGGCAAGCTTTCGGGCGGCATGAAGCAGAAGCTGGGCCTGTGTTGCGCCTTGATCCACGATCCCGATCTTCTGATCCTGGACGAGCCCACCACCGGCGTTGACCCGCTGTCACGCCGCCAGTTCTGGGAACTCATCGACAGAATTCGCGCCGAACGCGCCGGCATGAGCGTCATCGTTGCGACGGCCTACATGGAAGAGGCCGCGCGCTTCGATTGGCTGGCGGCGATGGATGCTGGCCGGGTTCTCGCCACCGGCGCTCCGGCCGAACTGCTGAGGCAGACCGGCGCCGCCACGCTCGACGCCGCCTTCATCGCGCTGCTTCCGGAGCAGCAGCGCCGCGGCTACGCCGAGGTCGTGATTCCGCCGCGTCCCGTTGGCGTCGACGACGACATTGCCATCGAAGCCGAGCACCTCACCATGCGGTTCGATGATTTCACCGCCGTCGATGACGTGAGTTTTCGGATCGGCCGTGGCGAGATCTTCGGATTTCTCGGCTCGAACGGTTGCGGCAAGACCACGACCATGAAGATGCTGACCGGACTGCTGCCCGCCAGTGAAGGCACGGCCAAGCTATTTGGACAGGAAGTCGACCCGAACGACATGGCGGTGCGGCACCGCGTCGGTTACATGTCGCAAGCGTTCTCGCTGTATTCCGAACTCACCGTCCGCCAGAATCTCGATCTTCATGCGCGGCTGTTCGGCATGCCTGTCGAAAAGATTGCGTACCGCATCGACGAGATGGCGCAACGTTTCGATCTCGCAAACTATATTGACTCGTTGCCGGATCCCCTGCCTTTGGGAATCCGCCAACGGCTTTCCCTCGCCGTCGCGGTGATTCATTCTCCTGCCATCCTGATTCTCGACGAGCCCACCTCCGGCGTCGACCCGATCGCACGCGACGGCTTCTGGCGAATCCTGTCCGACCTGTCGCGCACGGACAACGTCACCATCTTCATCTCGACCCACTTCATGAACGAGGCCGAGCGCTGCGACCGGATCTCGCTGATGCATGCCGGCAAGGTGCTGGTCAGCGATTCGCCGAAAAACATTGTCGAAAGCCGTTCCGCCGATTCGCTGGAAGCGGCCTTTATTGCCTGCCTGGAAGCCGCGATAGGTCAAACCGCAAGCGTTGCACCGGATATCGGGCCGATTGCCGCCGCCGCCGAGAAGAAAGCCGAAGCAGGCATGTTCGCAAAGCCAGGTGCGTGGCAGCGGTTGTTCGATCCGCGGCGCATGTTTGCCTACACCCGCCGCGAAGCCCTTGAACTGCGCCGCGATCCGATTCGCGCCACGCTGGCCACCATCGGCAGTGTCATTCTGATGTTCGTGCTAGGTTATGGCATCAACATGGATATCGAGAATCTGACATTCGCAGCGCTGGACCGCGACGACACCACGATCAGCCGCGACTATATCCTGCAAATCGCCGGGTCGCGCTACTTCAAGGAAAAGGCTCCGATCACGGATTATGCCGATCTCGATCGACGCATGCGCAGCGGTGAGCTGAGCCTGGCGATCGAAATTCCGCCGGGCTTCGGCCGCGACGTGGCGCGCGGGAAGAACGTCGAGATCGGAGGCTGGATCGACGGCGCGATGCCCACGCGGGCGGAAACCGCGCGCGGTTATGTTCAGGCGATGCATGCAAGCTGGCTGACTCAGAAGGCGACAGAGCAGTATGGCGCCGCCGCCGTCGCCGGCAGCTACAACCTGGAGATCCGTTACCGCTATAATCCGGACGTCAAGAGTCTGGTGGCGATGGCGCCGGCGGTGATCCCGCTGCTGCTGCTGTTGATACCGGCCATGCTCGCTGTGCTCAGCGTGGTTCGCGAGAAGGAACTGGGATCAATCGTCAATTTCTACACCACGCCGGTGACGCGGCTCGAATTCTTGATCGGCAAGCAATTGCCCTATATCGCGCTCGGCATGCTGAACTTCGTGTTGTTGACGGCCTTCGCCATTTTCGTGTTCCGCGTTCCGTTCACCGGCGGCCTGCTGGCCCTTGCGAGCGGCGCACTGCTCTACGTCACGACGACGACCGCAATGGGGTTGATGATCTCGATTTTCATGAGCAGCCAGATCGCCGCGATTTTTGGAACCGCTATCATTACTTTGATTCCTGCGATGCAATATTCAGGGCTGATGGACCCGGTGTCGTCGCTGCAGGGCGCCGGCGCGTTGATCGGGCGAATTTATCCCACGACCTATTTTGTCAACATCACGCGCGGGACTTTCTCAAAGGCGCTGGATTTCGGCGACCTGTCCGGTTCGTTTGTGCCGCTGCTGATCATGATCCCGGTGCTGCTGGGACTGAGTTCGATGCTCCTCAAGAAGCAGGCGAATTGA
- a CDS encoding methyl-accepting chemotaxis protein: MLAALSIRAKITLVIGFLLFVVTGMGLLSVRSMQAINANAVEIQANWLPSVRILGDLSDGVTSYRSMIRAHMLAETLDDKAAVEKRLEKGAELVTRIRQTYERLITSAEERAISESWAAQWGRYLAGAQNVMELSRKSAGALPREALALYSGTVLPLAIKGDEILKQGIDLNNKYADAAGKAATATYESAFTIQALLLGLAILVGVGVGAYLIHDVSSGIASIVTPMQALGKGDLTAVVPHRANSNEIGSMATTLQVFKEALIAKKAADEAATLDASAKIARAHRIDDLTRAFETLIGELVESLSSSSTELESSAGSLTSTAVRSQQLATMVAAASEEASTNVQSVASATEEMSSSVNEISRQVQDSARIAHEAVDQARNTNDRVAELSQAAGRIGAVVELINTIAGQTNLLALNATIEAARAGEAGRGFAVVASEVKALAEQTAKATGEIGQQISGIQAATQGSVSAIKEISSTIGRMSEISSTIASAVEEQGAATQEISRNVQQAAQGTQQVSANIADVQRGASETGSASAQVHAAAQSLSRDSSRLKVEVGKFLDNVRAA; the protein is encoded by the coding sequence ATGCTCGCCGCGCTTTCGATTCGCGCCAAAATAACGCTCGTCATCGGATTTCTGCTGTTCGTCGTGACCGGAATGGGGCTGCTTTCGGTCAGGAGCATGCAGGCAATCAACGCCAACGCTGTCGAGATCCAGGCCAATTGGCTGCCGAGCGTGCGCATCCTCGGCGATCTCTCTGACGGCGTCACGTCCTATCGAAGCATGATCCGCGCGCACATGTTGGCTGAAACCCTCGACGACAAGGCGGCTGTCGAAAAGCGACTGGAGAAGGGAGCCGAACTGGTAACGCGTATCCGGCAGACCTACGAGCGCTTGATCACCTCGGCGGAAGAGCGCGCGATCTCCGAAAGCTGGGCTGCGCAATGGGGGCGCTATCTAGCCGGCGCTCAGAACGTGATGGAGTTGTCGCGTAAGAGCGCCGGCGCGCTGCCGCGCGAGGCGTTGGCGTTGTACTCCGGCACGGTGCTTCCGCTCGCGATCAAGGGCGATGAAATTCTCAAGCAGGGCATCGATCTCAACAACAAGTACGCCGACGCCGCCGGCAAGGCGGCAACCGCGACCTACGAGTCGGCCTTCACGATCCAGGCGCTCCTGCTCGGCCTCGCGATTCTGGTCGGCGTCGGGGTCGGCGCCTATCTGATCCACGACGTCTCCAGCGGCATTGCCTCGATCGTGACGCCGATGCAGGCGCTGGGCAAGGGCGACCTGACGGCGGTGGTGCCTCACCGAGCCAACAGCAATGAAATCGGATCGATGGCGACGACGCTGCAGGTCTTTAAGGAGGCGCTGATCGCCAAGAAGGCCGCCGATGAGGCAGCGACGTTGGACGCCAGCGCCAAGATCGCACGCGCGCACCGCATCGACGACCTCACCCGGGCGTTCGAAACCCTGATCGGCGAACTCGTCGAGTCGCTGTCGTCGTCGTCGACCGAACTGGAATCCTCGGCCGGCAGCCTGACATCGACCGCAGTCCGCTCGCAGCAATTGGCGACGATGGTCGCCGCGGCGTCGGAAGAGGCGTCCACCAATGTGCAATCGGTGGCCTCGGCGACCGAGGAGATGTCGTCCTCGGTCAACGAGATCAGTCGCCAGGTGCAGGACTCCGCACGGATCGCCCATGAAGCGGTGGACCAGGCCAGAAACACCAATGACCGGGTCGCAGAATTGTCGCAGGCGGCCGGCCGGATCGGCGCCGTGGTCGAACTGATCAATACCATTGCCGGGCAGACCAATCTGTTGGCATTGAACGCCACCATCGAAGCCGCCCGCGCCGGCGAGGCTGGCCGCGGCTTTGCCGTCGTGGCCTCCGAAGTCAAGGCGCTGGCCGAGCAGACGGCGAAGGCGACAGGGGAGATCGGCCAACAGATCAGCGGGATTCAAGCGGCAACGCAGGGCTCGGTGTCGGCGATCAAGGAGATCAGCTCCACTATCGGACGGATGTCGGAGATCTCATCGACCATCGCCTCAGCGGTCGAAGAACAGGGTGCGGCGACACAGGAAATCTCCCGCAACGTGCAGCAGGCCGCCCAAGGCACCCAGCAGGTGAGCGCCAACATCGCCGATGTGCAGCGCGGCGCCAGCGAGACCGGGTCGGCCTCGGCGCAAGTCCACGCCGCAGCGCAGTCGCTGTCCCGCGACAGCAGCCGGCTGAAGGTCGAAGTCGGCAAGTTCCTGGATAACGTACGAGCGGCGTGA
- a CDS encoding TetR/AcrR family transcriptional regulator → MRENVNVAALAASAEEIHRMAAKVAVKRRGRPRKTEQPKSVAILQAALAAFAGHGFDGTNLRQIATEAEIDVALIPHQFGSKLGLWRAVVDDIAERTLPDFRSIIERGAPETSAGETLQLAMARMIDHLCDTPQLAMFVVNEVGEQGERFEYVYDRLVRPMHDLLLPPIRAAHASGAIKDVNPDFFFATFTAAISMTVVMRPFIARFSSHAKKEQAFRRELKRALLAVGFA, encoded by the coding sequence ATGCGTGAAAATGTCAATGTGGCGGCCCTTGCCGCATCGGCCGAGGAGATTCACAGAATGGCGGCGAAGGTGGCTGTGAAGCGTCGGGGACGCCCACGAAAAACGGAACAGCCGAAATCGGTGGCGATCCTGCAAGCTGCGCTCGCGGCGTTCGCGGGCCACGGCTTCGATGGCACCAACCTTCGGCAGATTGCGACGGAGGCCGAGATCGACGTGGCGCTCATCCCGCATCAGTTCGGCTCAAAGCTAGGGTTGTGGCGTGCGGTCGTCGACGACATCGCCGAGCGCACCCTACCCGATTTCCGCTCGATCATCGAACGGGGGGCCCCAGAAACATCCGCCGGCGAAACGCTTCAACTGGCGATGGCGCGCATGATCGATCATCTCTGCGATACGCCACAGTTGGCGATGTTCGTGGTGAACGAAGTCGGCGAACAGGGTGAACGGTTCGAATATGTGTATGACCGCCTGGTGCGGCCCATGCATGATCTACTCTTGCCGCCGATTCGCGCGGCTCACGCCTCCGGTGCCATCAAGGACGTCAACCCCGACTTTTTCTTTGCCACGTTCACGGCCGCCATCTCTATGACGGTCGTGATGCGCCCGTTCATCGCCCGGTTTTCCAGTCATGCGAAAAAGGAACAAGCGTTTCGTCGCGAGTTGAAACGGGCGTTGTTGGCGGTCGGGTTCGCTTAG